One genomic window of Anaerofustis stercorihominis DSM 17244 includes the following:
- a CDS encoding S-ribosylhomocysteine lyase — MEKIASFMVDHTKLEPGIYLSREDRGVITYDLRFIKPNTPPFLSNKALHTIEHLCATYLRNSKFSENVIYFGPMGCRTGFYLLTLGLTHKEVIGLVKKTISDLSDYEGPIPGQSEIECGNYKELDLQEAKKELIKYNDVIKDLTENDIYYK; from the coding sequence ATGGAAAAGATAGCAAGTTTTATGGTTGATCATACAAAATTGGAACCCGGTATTTATTTATCAAGAGAAGACAGGGGAGTTATAACATATGATTTAAGGTTTATAAAACCAAATACACCTCCTTTTTTATCAAATAAAGCACTTCATACAATAGAGCACTTATGTGCGACTTATTTAAGAAATTCAAAGTTTAGTGAAAATGTAATATATTTCGGACCTATGGGGTGCAGAACAGGGTTTTATCTTTTAACTTTGGGACTTACACATAAAGAAGTAATAGGCCTAGTGAAAAAAACAATAAGTGATCTCAGCGATTATGAAGGCCCTATTCCGGGACAGTCGGAAATAGAATGCGGAAATTATAAAGAACTCGACTTACAAGAAGCAAAGAAAGAATTAATAAAATATAACGATGTTATCAAAGATTTAACTGAAAATGATATTTATTACAAATAA